One region of Quercus lobata isolate SW786 chromosome 2, ValleyOak3.0 Primary Assembly, whole genome shotgun sequence genomic DNA includes:
- the LOC115975183 gene encoding homeobox-leucine zipper protein ATHB-7-like, which translates to MASKRKNKNMQRFRDEQIKLLEIMFEEESRPESRIKQKLANELGLHPRQVATWFQNRRARLKNKQIEREYSLLKASYDTLASNFESLKTENQLLLLQLQTLKNMLDKQHGKNGKSSDSNSVKGDSTSESKEKPSILSESVNHNINTFIGDANCEDAECTEEETGMLNIAEPIDGSLTLSEDWCSFLDQSSGNSQWWEL; encoded by the exons ATGGCAAGTAAGAGGAAGAACAAGAACATGCAAAGATTCAGGGATGAACAAATCAAGTTGCTGGAAATTATGTTCGAGGAAGAGTCAAGGCCAGAGTCTCGGATAAAACAGAAGCTAGCTAATGAGCTTGGACTACATCCTCGCCAAGTTGCTACTTGGTTCCAAAATAGAAGGGCCAGATTGAAGAATAAGCAGATTGAACGAGAGTACAGCTTATTAAAAGCTAGTTATGACACTCTAGCTTCCAACTTTGAGTCACTTAAAACAGAGAATCAGTTATTACTCCTTCAG TTGCAGACTCTGAAAAATATGCTGGATAAGCAACATGGAAAAAATGGAAAGAGTAGTGACAGCAACTCAGTGAAAGGAGATTCTACCTCTGAATCAAAAGAGAAGCCCAGCATTTTATCAGAAAGTGTCAACCATAACATCAACACGTTTATAGGTGATGCTAATTGTGAAGATGCTGAGTGTACTGAGGAAGAAACTGGCATGCTGAACATAGCAGAACCAATAGATGGTTCCTTAACATTATCAGAAGATTGGTGCAGTTTTCTTGACCAGTCAAGTGGTAATTCACAATGGTGGGAGTTATAG
- the LOC115975184 gene encoding mediator of RNA polymerase II transcription subunit 10b-like, with amino-acid sequence MDSSQSAVTAGTGGGGNGMMISQTNDTAATPAVDNPKQNLNHVINSIQKTLGLLHQLYLTVSSFNAASQLPLLHRLNSLVTELDNMVKLAEKCNVQIPMEVLNLIDDGKNPDEFTRDVINSCIAKNQITKGKTDAFKGLRKHLLEELEQTFPDEVDSYREIRAASAAESKRLAQAQSMLPNGDLKVKSEL; translated from the exons ATGGATTCATCACAGAGTGCAGTAACAGCAGggactggtggtggtggcaaTGGGATGATGATCTCTCAAACCAATGATACGGCAGCTACACCTGCTGTGGACAATCCAAAGCAAAACCTGAACCATGTCATCAACTCTATTCAGAAAACTTTAGGCCTTCTTCACCAGCTCTACCTTACTGTCTCTTCCTTCAATGCTGCCTCTCAGCTTCCTCTTCTCCATCGCCT CAATTCTCTTGTTACGGAGCTTGACAACATGGTTAAATTAGCTGAGAAGTGCAACGTTCAAATTCCTATGGAAGTGCTAAA tttGATTGATGATGGAAAGAATCCAGATGAATTCACAAGGGATGTCATAAACAGCTGTATTGCCAAGAATCAGATTACCAAAGGCAAAACTGATGCCTTTAAG GGTTTACGCAAACATCTTCTGGAAGAACTTGAACAAACATTTCCTGATGAAGTTGACTCTTATAGAGAGATACGTGCAGCCTCTGCTGCT GAATCAAAGCGGCTTGCACAGGCACAAAGCATGTTACCAAATGGAGATCTGAAGGTCAAATCCGAGCTGTAG